A portion of the Hoplias malabaricus isolate fHopMal1 chromosome 1, fHopMal1.hap1, whole genome shotgun sequence genome contains these proteins:
- the eapp gene encoding E2F-associated phosphoprotein, with translation MDRKDEYDSYEIEEPSDEERAVSSEDELDILLNGTPDQKKKLIREYLTGESESSSGDDFEKEMEAELSSTMKSMECNWNFPSAQVAGETSQTSGNAPTQNMTTTQPEYDKIYFDSDSDEDSPSGVSQSLRRKQRIIPTNDELLYDPDEDDRDQAWVDAKRKEYRYRGHRRTMSSSEKRNKSHLLPSSDAVLNCPACMTTLCLDCQRHEKYRTQYRAMFVMNCTVNKDEVLKYKSVKQKNQRRKKRRHGSMASSTENETKTETGLIDSRLSGMDEEDIYHPVKCTECSTEVAVFDKDEVYHFFNILASHC, from the exons CTCGGAAGATGAACTCGACATTCTTCTTAATGGAACTCCAGATCAGAAAAAGAAGCTAATCCGTGAATACCTGACAGGGGAAAGTGAGTCATCCAGTGGCGATGACtttgagaaagagatggaggcAGAGCTGAGCAGCACTATGAAGTCCATGGAGTGCAATTGGAACTTTCCATCAGCTCAAG TTGCAGGTGAGACATCTCAAACTAGTGGCAATGCTCCAACTCAAAACATGACAACAACACAACCAGAGTATGACAAGATATACTTTGACTCAGACTCTGATGAAGACAGCCCGTCAG GTGTTTCCCAGAGTCTGAGGAGAAAGCAGCGTATTATACCTACAAACGACGAGCTGTTATATGACCCAGATGAAGACGATCGGGATCAGGCATGGGTAGACGCCAAGAGGAAAGA ATATAGGTACAGAGGCCACAGAAGGACCATGTCTTCTtcagagaaaagaaacaaatcCCACCTTCTCCCGAGCAGTGATGCCGTACTCAACTGTCCTGCATGTATGACCACGTTATGTCTGGATTGTCAGAG GCATGAGAAATATAGGACGCAGTACCGAGCCATGTTTGTGATGAACTGTACGGTGAATAAAGATGAGGTGTTGAAGTATAAATCAGTCAAACAGAAGAACCAACGCAGGAAGAAACGTCGTCACGGTTCCATGGCCTCATCCACAGAGAATGAGACGAAGACAGAGACGGGCCTGATTGACTCCAGACTGAGTGGAATGGATGAAGAAGACATATACCATCCAGTGAAGTGTACAGAGTGTTCTACTGAAGTGGCTGTATTTGATAAGGATGAGGTCTACCACTTTTTCAACATCCTTGCAAGCCATTGCTGA
- the sptssa gene encoding serine palmitoyltransferase small subunit A — translation MAIGDAWKQISWFYYQYLLVTALYMLEPWERTIFNSLLISVAAMAVYTGYVFMPQHIMAILHYFEVVQ, via the exons ATGGCGATTGGAGATGCCTGGAAACAGATATCTTGGTTTTACTACCAGTATCTTCTCGTCACCGCGCTGTACATGTTGGAACCTTGGGAGAGGACCATCTTCA ATTCTCTCTTGATCTCTGTAGCAGCAATGGCAGTGTACACAGGATATGTGTTCATGCCCCAGCACATCATGGCCATATTACACTACTTTGAAGTGGTCCAGTGA
- the egln3 gene encoding egl nine homolog 3 isoform X1: MEKQSREGSGAEHGSEVATESKTEVEVPRALRQPRSNRPVKSERRRLSTHRLVLQYVAPCMRAYGMCIVDNFLGNRIGERVQQEAHRIHEAGRTQDGQLACQPRGQSRAYRGDKIAWVDGTEEGCHNIGFLLSRMDRVITVADGQLGSYKIRGRHKAMVACYPGNGAGYVKHVDNPNADGRCVTCIYYLNKNWNAKEHGGILRIFPEGKSYVADIEPLFDRLLLFWSDRRNPHEVQPSFATRYAITVWYFDSEERAEAKRRFRDLTATSQGGTTS; the protein is encoded by the exons ATGGAAAAACAGAGCAGAGAAGGGAGCGGCGCTGAGCACGGCTCGGAGGTCGCCACGGAGAGCAAGACAGAGGTCGAAGTGCCGCGCGCACTCCGCCAGCCGCGCAGCAACCGGCCGGTGAAAAGCGAACGGCGGCGCCTCAGCACCCACAGGCTCGTCCTGCAGTACGTGGCGCCGTGCATGCGCGCCTACGGGATGTGCATCGTGGACAACTTCCTCGGGAACCGGATCGGGGAGCGCGTGCAACAGGAGGCGCACCGCATCCATGAAGCCGGCAGGACGCAGGACGGACAGCTCGCGTGCCAACCGCGCGGACAGAGCCGAGCCTACCGCGGAGACAAAATCGCATGGGTGGACGGAACCGAGGAGGGCTGCCACAACATCGGCTTTCTGCTCTCCAGGATGGACAGAGTCATCACGGTGGCGGACGGACAACTCGGGAGTTACAAGATCAGAGGGAGACACAAG gCAATGGTGGCATGCTATCCAGGCAATGGGGCAGGTTACGTAAAACATGTTGATAACCCTAATGCAGATGGCCGTTGTGTCACCTGTATATATTACCTGAACAAAAACTGGAATGCCAAG GAGCATGGGGGGATTCTGCGTATATTTCCTGAAGGAAAATCCTACGTAGCTGACATTGAACCATTGTTTGACAGACTGCTGCTCTTCTGGTCAGATCGTAGGAATCCTCACGAAGTACAACCATCCTTTGCTACCAG GTATGCAATCACAGTGTGGTACTTTGACTCAGAGGAAAGAGCTGAAGCAAAAAGGAGATTCAGAGACTTAACAG cTACTTCACAAGGCGGCACCACATCTTAG
- the egln3 gene encoding egl nine homolog 3 isoform X2, with product MPFSQHLVDMKLEQLALEQIVPALLDRGFFYVDNFLGDTVGRMVLGQVKQMHCSGLLNDDGQLAGRGKGVSKRHIRGDKIAWVSGTERGAEAINFLLKLIDRLISLCIGRLGKNVIRERSKAMVACYPGNGAGYVKHVDNPNADGRCVTCIYYLNKNWNAKEHGGILRIFPEGKSYVADIEPLFDRLLLFWSDRRNPHEVQPSFATRYAITVWYFDSEERAEAKRRFRDLTATSQGGTTS from the exons ATGCCCTTTAGTCAGCATCTGGTGGACATGAAGCTGGAGCAGTTGGCTCTGGAGCAGATTGTCCCGGCTCTTTTGGATCGAGGTTTCTTTTACGTGGACAATTTTCTCGGCGACACGGTTGGACGCATGGTGCTGGGGCAGGTCAAACAGATGCACTGCTCCGGGCTCCTGAACGACGACGGGCAGCTGGCTGGTCGAGGCAAGGGTGTTTCCAAAAGACACATTCGGGGGGATAAGATCGCCTGGGTGAGCGGAACAGAGAGGGGCGCAGAGGCCATAAACTTCTTACTCAAACTCATAGACAGACTCATTTCTCTATGCATTGGACGACTCGGAAAGAACGTAATCCGTGAGCGGTCCAAG gCAATGGTGGCATGCTATCCAGGCAATGGGGCAGGTTACGTAAAACATGTTGATAACCCTAATGCAGATGGCCGTTGTGTCACCTGTATATATTACCTGAACAAAAACTGGAATGCCAAG GAGCATGGGGGGATTCTGCGTATATTTCCTGAAGGAAAATCCTACGTAGCTGACATTGAACCATTGTTTGACAGACTGCTGCTCTTCTGGTCAGATCGTAGGAATCCTCACGAAGTACAACCATCCTTTGCTACCAG GTATGCAATCACAGTGTGGTACTTTGACTCAGAGGAAAGAGCTGAAGCAAAAAGGAGATTCAGAGACTTAACAG cTACTTCACAAGGCGGCACCACATCTTAG